The following proteins come from a genomic window of Minwuia thermotolerans:
- a CDS encoding tRNA1(Val) (adenine(37)-N6)-methyltransferase, whose amino-acid sequence MDDWTDDRVLEGRIVLRQPRQGFRSGADALLLAAACDPPDGGRALELGCGTGMPMLALGWRRPDVRVVGLERDPATAALAAFNVRRNLLSRRLSVVCGDVASAPFAAGAFDLVLANPPYFVEGRHRRSPNVERDRARAETTAGLAQWVAAAATALRSGGQCVFILRSERLAEYLAALPAGFGAEVLPLLGRPGRPAKRVLARAGAGLTGVNQLEGLALHRADGSETALAPALFRHGAPIRWHSALYRGATRIHRPS is encoded by the coding sequence ATGGACGATTGGACTGATGACCGGGTGCTGGAGGGGCGGATCGTGCTGCGCCAGCCGCGCCAGGGCTTCCGCAGCGGCGCCGACGCCCTGCTGCTCGCCGCCGCATGCGATCCGCCGGACGGGGGGCGGGCGCTGGAGCTGGGCTGCGGGACGGGTATGCCGATGCTGGCCCTTGGCTGGCGGCGGCCGGACGTGCGGGTCGTCGGCCTGGAGCGGGATCCGGCGACGGCGGCGCTGGCTGCGTTCAACGTCAGGCGCAACCTGCTCTCGCGACGGCTTTCCGTGGTCTGCGGCGACGTCGCGTCCGCGCCGTTCGCCGCCGGCGCGTTCGATCTGGTGCTGGCCAATCCGCCCTATTTCGTCGAGGGCCGACACCGCCGTTCGCCGAACGTGGAGCGGGATCGGGCGCGGGCGGAGACCACCGCCGGTCTGGCGCAATGGGTCGCCGCCGCCGCCACGGCCCTCCGTTCCGGCGGCCAGTGCGTCTTCATCCTCAGGAGCGAGCGGCTGGCGGAATACCTGGCCGCGCTGCCGGCCGGTTTCGGGGCCGAGGTGCTGCCGTTGCTTGGCCGTCCGGGCCGGCCGGCGAAGCGGGTTCTGGCACGCGCCGGCGCGGGGCTGACCGGGGTGAACCAACTCGAAGGACTGGCCCTGCACCGCGCCGACGGGTCGGAGACCGCGCTGGCGCCGGCGCTTTTTCGCCATGGCGCGCCGATCCGCTGGCATTCCGCCTTGTATCGCGGTGCCACACGGATACATAGGCCCTCATGA
- a CDS encoding DUF2007 domain-containing protein, which produces MKEIFRSNDPVQLSFAEAVLKAEGIEAIILDQHMSVMEGSLGVLPRRLMVADADAHPARRLLEDAGAL; this is translated from the coding sequence ATGAAGGAGATCTTCCGCAGCAACGATCCCGTGCAACTGTCCTTCGCCGAAGCGGTACTGAAGGCGGAAGGGATCGAGGCGATCATCCTGGACCAGCACATGAGCGTGATGGAAGGCTCGCTCGGCGTCCTGCCCCGGCGGCTGATGGTGGCGGATGCCGACGCGCATCCGGCGCGGCGGCTGCTGGAAGATGCCGGCGCGCTCTGA
- a CDS encoding polyprenyl synthetase family protein yields the protein MSNVVPLKGDQENPRKGLEALRQFVGGDMEKVNAVILDKMQSDVALIPQLASHIIAAGGKRLRPMLTLAAAQLCGYREERHVALAACVEFIHTATLLHDDVVDESDLRRGNATANAVFGNQASVLVGDFLFSRAFELMVADGSLEVLGILSRASAVIAEGEVMQLITTNDTETTEDAYLDVISSKTAALFAAAARVGGVVADAGRPEVEALDSYGRNLGVAFQLVDDALDYSAHKATLGKSIGDDFKEGKITLPVLLAFRRGAEEDRVFWRRCLEKLEQDDGDLEHALDLMARHNALTDTIERARHYGARARDALGIFSDGALKSAMIDAIDFTIERAY from the coding sequence TTGTCGAATGTCGTACCGCTGAAAGGCGATCAGGAAAACCCGCGCAAGGGTCTCGAGGCCCTGCGCCAGTTCGTCGGCGGCGACATGGAAAAGGTCAATGCCGTCATTCTCGACAAGATGCAGTCGGACGTGGCGCTGATCCCGCAACTCGCCAGCCACATCATCGCCGCCGGCGGCAAGCGTCTCAGGCCCATGCTGACGCTGGCCGCGGCGCAGCTCTGCGGCTACCGCGAGGAGCGGCACGTGGCCCTGGCCGCCTGCGTCGAGTTCATCCACACCGCCACACTGCTCCATGACGATGTCGTGGACGAAAGCGATCTCCGGCGCGGCAACGCCACCGCCAACGCCGTCTTCGGCAACCAGGCGAGCGTGCTGGTCGGCGACTTCCTGTTCTCCCGCGCCTTCGAGCTGATGGTCGCCGACGGCTCGCTGGAGGTGCTGGGCATCCTCTCGCGCGCATCGGCCGTCATCGCCGAGGGCGAAGTGATGCAGCTGATCACCACCAACGACACGGAGACCACCGAAGACGCCTATCTGGACGTGATCTCGTCGAAGACCGCGGCCCTGTTCGCCGCCGCCGCGCGCGTGGGCGGCGTGGTGGCCGATGCCGGCCGGCCGGAGGTCGAGGCGCTCGATTCCTACGGCCGCAATCTGGGCGTCGCCTTCCAGCTCGTCGACGACGCCCTCGACTATTCGGCGCACAAGGCGACCCTGGGCAAGTCCATCGGCGACGACTTCAAGGAGGGCAAGATCACCCTGCCCGTCCTGCTGGCCTTCCGCCGCGGCGCGGAGGAGGATCGGGTCTTCTGGCGGCGCTGCCTGGAGAAGCTGGAGCAGGACGACGGCGACCTGGAGCATGCGCTGGATCTGATGGCGCGCCACAATGCGCTGACCGACACCATCGAACGCGCGCGCCACTATGGCGCCAGGGCCCGCGACGCGCTGGGAATCTTCTCCGACGGCGCGCTGAAGAGCGCGATGATCGACGCCATCGATTTCACCATCGAACGGGCGTATTGA